From Streptomyces kaniharaensis, one genomic window encodes:
- a CDS encoding DNA polymerase Y family protein, which produces MITAVTTRVLYLRFHPPTGRAPEGAEYERLLDLVTDFTPVVQALPPDAALADVAGALRYWRTDPAGLAALIRVRALALHGTDVTIGAAANPQLARLAALSQPPGGLRVLTPDQVPAFLAPLPPTTLPGIGAATARTLAQLGLTTVRAIAATPLATLQRALGAGPGLRLHQHAHGIDRTTVVPGRSEPVLAVEHAFDRDELDPAAQRRALLSLAQDLGHALRGRRQTAGALTLTVRYADHATTTRTRRLAEPSAHSPVLTQAAYRLHAALGLQRARVRSFTLRADHLDAAERASQQLTLDGTTEQARHRENAADKAHARYGRHAIAPAALLPPVSERRPPVPVPGRHR; this is translated from the coding sequence ATGATCACCGCCGTCACCACGAGGGTGCTGTACCTGCGCTTCCACCCGCCAACCGGCCGGGCACCGGAAGGGGCCGAGTACGAGCGGCTCCTGGACCTGGTCACCGACTTCACCCCCGTCGTGCAGGCCCTGCCGCCGGACGCCGCCCTGGCCGACGTCGCCGGCGCGCTGCGGTACTGGCGCACCGACCCGGCCGGCCTCGCCGCGCTGATCCGGGTGCGGGCCCTGGCCCTGCACGGCACCGACGTCACGATCGGCGCCGCGGCCAACCCGCAGCTCGCCCGCCTCGCCGCGCTCTCCCAGCCGCCCGGTGGCCTGCGCGTCCTGACCCCCGACCAGGTACCGGCCTTCCTGGCTCCGCTGCCGCCCACCACGCTGCCCGGCATCGGAGCAGCGACCGCCCGCACCCTCGCACAGCTCGGCCTGACCACCGTCCGCGCCATCGCCGCCACCCCGCTGGCGACCCTGCAGCGCGCCCTCGGTGCCGGCCCGGGCCTGCGCCTGCACCAGCACGCCCACGGCATCGACCGCACCACCGTCGTCCCCGGCCGTTCCGAACCGGTGCTCGCCGTCGAGCACGCCTTCGACCGCGACGAACTCGACCCGGCCGCCCAGCGCCGGGCGCTGCTCAGCCTCGCCCAAGACCTCGGCCACGCCCTGCGCGGGCGCCGACAGACCGCCGGGGCCCTCACACTCACCGTCCGCTACGCCGACCACGCCACCACGACGCGCACCCGCCGCCTGGCCGAGCCGTCGGCCCACAGCCCGGTCCTGACGCAGGCGGCATACCGCCTGCACGCCGCCCTCGGCCTCCAGCGCGCCCGGGTGCGCAGCTTCACCCTGCGGGCCGACCACCTCGACGCGGCCGAGCGTGCCAGCCAGCAGCTCACCCTGGACGGCACCACCGAGCAGGCCCGGCACCGCGAGAACGCCGCCGACAAGGCCCACGCCCGCTACGGCCGCCACGCCATCGCCCCCGCCGCCCTCCTGCCGCCCGTATCCGAACGCAGGCCACCCGTTCCGGTCCCAGGCCGGCACCGCTAG
- a CDS encoding DNA polymerase III subunit alpha, translating to MFAHLHVASGFSERYGASQPVDLVRRAAERGIATLALTDRDTVTGTSRFLRACRQAGVRPILGVDLAVEPVSPEPSGPARRTPARGGAHVVEHPLRITLLARSEAGWARLCRLVSAAHTAEGRPVLTWAQLREHGGEGLLVLLGPVSEPVRALARGRADVAEQLLRPWLEVFGPAVRLEAVGHCLPGEGPGSLRLAARTLAFGDQVRVPVVLTGAVRYADAEQHRVADVLDAARLLRPIDRRVLDCGERWLKDVALMRQAATRIAAAAGHGEGRAVRLVAETVAAAEACTLQPHRDLGLGQPHLPEPHLVGAGSGPGDAARVLRERCEAGLVRRGLDRDPRARARLDQELAVIGRLDYDTYFLVVDQVVRDIREMGVRVAARGSGAGSMVNHVLGIATANPLEHNLLFERFLTVRRTDMPDIDLDVEAHRRLDIYRRVIERFGPSRVAITGMPETYRARQALRAAGLALGIAPGEVDEIAKSFPHIAAAGIRQGLRELPELRPLAARARRYRVLWELAEALDGLVSGIAQHPCGVIITDGSLLDRLPVQPTPTGDFPMVQADKYDVELGRDGKVGDGFGLIKLDILGVRMQSAMAHAVHEIARTTGTVIDLDDPKQVPPDDLFAFLMIQAADTIGMYQLESPGQQDLVSRLQPRDIKDVIADISLFRPGPVAGGMPAQYIAARHGHAPAYPHPDLEPVLADTYGVTIWHEQIIGILAVMTGCDLALAEEARRALGNPARLEKIEAWFHREAAQRGYDEHTREAVWEIINSFGAYGFCRAHATAFAVPALQSAWLKAHHPAAQYAGLLEHDPGMWPPRVIVADARRHQVPVLPVDVNRSDAHYRVEKHQGVWGVRMALSAVHGISEDETARIVAGQPYSSLSDLWERARPSRPVAERLITVGALDPLAGPLNRRDLLLQAGELHHAQRSRRVLTGQLPLDTAGGAAGAGGAAGAGGAAPSGLPEMTEIEKVSAELQVLGVDVTSHLMEHHLQLLRELGTVDANRLGDLAPGTTVLVAGVRASTQTPPIASGTRVIFVTLDGVEGLIDLAFFEDSHPACARTIFHSGLLLARGAITRRGPRTSITGTACWDLGELADLRRDKGLEAVAARLAQQLPHPVGALVRPEVMPTGARRHPWADLQTPGERSPSPRRLVHASPGSAG from the coding sequence GTGTTCGCGCATCTGCACGTCGCCTCCGGCTTCAGCGAGCGCTACGGTGCCAGCCAGCCGGTCGACCTGGTGCGCCGGGCTGCCGAGCGCGGCATCGCCACCCTCGCGCTGACCGACCGGGACACCGTCACCGGCACCTCCCGGTTCCTGCGTGCCTGCCGCCAGGCCGGGGTCCGCCCGATCCTGGGCGTGGACCTGGCGGTCGAACCCGTCTCCCCCGAGCCCTCTGGGCCAGCCCGTCGGACCCCGGCGCGCGGCGGCGCCCATGTCGTCGAGCACCCGCTGCGGATCACCCTGCTCGCCAGGAGCGAGGCTGGCTGGGCGCGGCTGTGCCGCCTGGTGTCGGCCGCGCACACCGCCGAAGGCCGGCCGGTGCTGACCTGGGCGCAGCTGCGTGAGCACGGCGGCGAGGGCCTGCTGGTGCTGCTCGGTCCGGTGAGCGAGCCGGTGCGGGCGCTGGCTCGGGGCCGGGCGGATGTGGCCGAGCAGCTCCTTCGGCCGTGGCTGGAGGTGTTTGGGCCTGCGGTGCGGCTGGAGGCGGTGGGGCACTGCTTGCCGGGTGAGGGGCCCGGGTCGCTGCGGCTGGCCGCCCGCACGCTCGCCTTCGGTGATCAGGTCCGCGTGCCGGTGGTGCTGACCGGTGCGGTGCGCTACGCGGACGCCGAGCAGCACCGGGTGGCGGACGTACTGGACGCGGCCCGCCTGCTTCGCCCGATCGATCGGCGCGTGCTGGACTGCGGGGAGCGCTGGCTCAAGGACGTCGCCCTGATGCGGCAGGCAGCGACGCGGATCGCGGCCGCGGCCGGGCATGGCGAAGGCCGCGCGGTGCGGCTGGTGGCCGAAACGGTGGCGGCCGCCGAGGCCTGCACGCTGCAGCCGCACCGCGACCTCGGTCTGGGCCAGCCGCACCTGCCCGAGCCGCACCTGGTCGGCGCCGGGAGCGGGCCGGGGGATGCCGCCCGGGTGCTGCGCGAGCGGTGCGAGGCCGGTCTGGTGCGCCGCGGCCTGGACCGTGATCCGCGGGCCCGGGCCCGCCTGGACCAGGAACTCGCCGTCATCGGCCGGCTCGACTACGACACCTACTTCCTGGTCGTCGACCAGGTGGTGCGCGACATCCGGGAGATGGGGGTACGGGTCGCCGCCCGCGGCTCCGGTGCCGGCTCGATGGTCAACCACGTGCTGGGGATCGCGACCGCCAACCCGCTGGAGCACAACCTGCTGTTCGAGCGCTTCTTGACGGTGCGCCGCACCGACATGCCCGACATCGACCTCGACGTGGAGGCGCACCGTCGTCTGGACATCTACCGGCGGGTGATCGAGCGGTTCGGGCCGTCCCGGGTCGCTATCACCGGCATGCCCGAGACCTACCGGGCCCGCCAGGCCCTGCGCGCGGCAGGTCTCGCGCTCGGCATCGCCCCGGGCGAGGTGGACGAGATCGCCAAGTCGTTCCCGCACATCGCCGCGGCCGGGATCCGCCAGGGGCTGCGCGAACTGCCGGAGCTGCGGCCACTTGCCGCCCGTGCCCGCCGGTACAGGGTGCTGTGGGAGCTGGCGGAGGCCCTGGACGGGCTGGTGTCCGGGATCGCGCAGCATCCGTGCGGAGTGATCATCACGGACGGCAGCCTGCTGGACCGCCTGCCGGTCCAGCCGACCCCGACCGGGGACTTTCCGATGGTGCAGGCAGACAAGTACGACGTCGAACTCGGACGCGACGGGAAGGTCGGCGACGGCTTCGGGCTGATCAAGCTCGACATCCTCGGAGTGCGGATGCAAAGCGCGATGGCGCACGCCGTGCACGAGATCGCCCGCACCACCGGCACCGTCATCGACCTGGACGATCCGAAGCAGGTGCCGCCGGACGACCTGTTCGCGTTCCTGATGATCCAGGCCGCGGACACGATCGGCATGTACCAGCTCGAATCACCCGGGCAGCAGGACCTCGTCTCCCGGCTGCAGCCGCGCGACATCAAGGACGTCATCGCCGACATCTCGCTGTTCCGGCCCGGGCCGGTGGCCGGCGGGATGCCCGCCCAGTACATCGCCGCCCGCCACGGCCACGCCCCCGCCTACCCGCACCCCGACCTGGAGCCGGTGCTCGCCGACACCTACGGCGTGACGATCTGGCACGAGCAGATCATCGGCATCCTGGCGGTCATGACCGGCTGCGACCTCGCGCTCGCCGAAGAGGCCCGGCGCGCGCTCGGCAACCCCGCCCGGCTGGAGAAGATCGAGGCCTGGTTCCACCGCGAAGCCGCCCAGCGCGGCTACGATGAGCACACCCGCGAAGCCGTCTGGGAAATCATCAACTCCTTCGGTGCATACGGGTTTTGCCGGGCACACGCGACGGCGTTCGCCGTGCCGGCCCTGCAATCCGCCTGGCTCAAGGCTCACCACCCGGCCGCGCAGTACGCGGGCCTTCTTGAGCATGACCCGGGGATGTGGCCACCCCGGGTGATCGTGGCCGACGCCCGCCGCCACCAGGTCCCGGTCCTGCCGGTCGACGTCAACCGGAGCGACGCGCACTACCGCGTCGAGAAGCACCAAGGCGTGTGGGGCGTGCGGATGGCGCTGTCCGCGGTCCACGGCATCAGCGAGGACGAGACCGCGCGGATCGTCGCCGGCCAGCCCTACAGCTCCCTCTCGGACCTGTGGGAGCGAGCCCGCCCGTCCCGGCCGGTGGCCGAGCGGCTCATCACCGTCGGCGCCCTCGACCCGCTGGCAGGCCCGCTGAACCGCCGCGACCTGCTCCTGCAGGCCGGCGAACTCCACCACGCCCAGCGCAGCCGCCGCGTCCTGACCGGGCAACTCCCCCTCGACACCGCCGGCGGCGCAGCCGGGGCCGGCGGCGCAGCCGGGGCCGGCGGCGCCGCACCGAGCGGCCTGCCGGAGATGACCGAGATCGAGAAGGTTTCCGCCGAGCTGCAGGTCCTTGGCGTGGACGTCACCAGCCACCTGATGGAGCACCACCTGCAGCTGCTGCGCGAGCTGGGCACCGTGGATGCGAACCGGCTGGGCGACCTCGCCCCCGGCACCACCGTCCTGGTTGCCGGCGTGCGCGCCTCCACCCAGACCCCGCCGATCGCTTCCGGCACCAGGGTCATCTTCGTCACCCTCGACGGCGTCGAGGGGCTCATCGACCTGGCCTTCTTCGAGGACTCCCACCCCGCCTGCGCCCGGACGATCTTCCACTCGGGCCTGCTTCTCGCTCGCGGCGCCATCACCCGGCGCGGCCCGCGCACCTCCATCACCGGCACCGCCTGCTGGGACCTCGGTGAACTGGCCGACCTGCGCCGCGACAAGGGCCTGGAGGCGGTCGCCGCCCGCCTCGCCCAGCAGCTGCCGCACCCCGTCGGCGCCTTGGTGCGGCCCGAGGTGATGCCCACCGGCGCGCGCCGCCACCCCTGGGCCGACCTCCAGACCCCGGGCGAGCGCTCCCCCTCCCCGCGCCGCCTCGTCCACGCGAGCCCCGGGAGCGCCGGATGA
- a CDS encoding DNA-3-methyladenine glycosylase family protein, giving the protein MDGARRTWRPAFTVDLGHVLGPISRGAGDPTASWDAGGLWRAFRTPAGTGTIRITAHPATGEITATAWGPAADWLLDRLPTLLGADDNPDQLVLPPGPLREVQRRNPGLRLGSTGLVMDSLIPTILEQKVTVTEAFRGWRYLLRHFGTPAPGPHPALRVIPSAAQWAAIPSWEWHKAGVDPKRSSTVLRAVRLAPHLEAAAAMNSQAAFARLTFVPGIGIWTAAETLQRSNGDADAVSVGDFHLANHVGYALTGRARSSDEQMLELLAPFAPHRHRVCRLIRLTGARAPRFGPRLAPNDHRHH; this is encoded by the coding sequence ATGGACGGCGCGCGGCGCACCTGGCGGCCCGCCTTCACCGTCGACCTCGGCCACGTCCTCGGCCCCATCTCCCGAGGCGCAGGCGACCCGACGGCCTCATGGGACGCAGGCGGACTCTGGCGAGCGTTCCGCACCCCGGCTGGCACCGGCACCATCCGGATCACCGCCCACCCCGCGACCGGTGAGATCACCGCGACCGCATGGGGACCGGCCGCCGACTGGCTCCTGGACCGGCTGCCCACCCTGCTCGGCGCCGACGACAACCCCGACCAGCTCGTCCTGCCGCCCGGCCCGCTACGCGAGGTCCAGCGCCGCAACCCCGGCCTGCGCCTCGGATCGACCGGCCTCGTCATGGACTCCCTCATCCCCACGATCCTGGAGCAGAAAGTCACCGTCACCGAGGCCTTCCGCGGCTGGCGCTACCTCCTGCGCCACTTCGGCACCCCAGCACCCGGACCGCACCCCGCACTGCGGGTGATCCCCTCCGCAGCCCAGTGGGCGGCGATCCCCAGCTGGGAGTGGCACAAGGCCGGCGTCGACCCCAAGCGCTCCAGCACGGTGCTGCGCGCCGTCCGGCTCGCTCCCCACCTCGAAGCCGCCGCCGCCATGAACAGCCAGGCGGCCTTCGCCCGGCTGACCTTCGTACCCGGGATCGGGATCTGGACCGCAGCCGAGACCCTCCAGAGATCCAACGGCGACGCCGACGCCGTCTCCGTCGGCGACTTCCACCTCGCCAACCACGTCGGATACGCCCTCACCGGCCGGGCCCGGTCCAGCGACGAACAGATGCTGGAACTGCTCGCCCCCTTCGCCCCGCACCGCCACCGTGTGTGCCGCCTCATCCGCCTCACCGGCGCTCGTGCTCCGCGCTTCGGCCCCAGACTCGCCCCGAACGATCATCGCCACCACTGA
- a CDS encoding Hsp20/alpha crystallin family protein: protein MQSRRLQLIARPLWRFIPIADRRVAMRLHRYRTLAAMVAMADRFTVAELAQYSGVKETTVRTILKREQHRVKEIGRDEVRGRGGVSKVYALLPGERDKALQELRALEEAASAGESGSTSPGGVTGEGVPRPLLVALDVLLFRIPRSSTDDWPELIHLASVSMAHAARRSGLKQPLPGTRAWAHVAAADYLLELAKAEHAVLEDPTAQAGFVALADRLGAVVEEIGASGELELAEAVSARFEGAHPTELQGEAAPAPLAITALTLITPPMTAYRRDGELIMEFDLPAVRGPIEVRFDRNSLIVEAERACAVPEGSVLLVSDRQAGRYRRQLFVDDGFDVNRLTCTYSMGVLTLSIPVAEKALGHSMFDVTTPATYSARHADSLLVDVGG, encoded by the coding sequence GTGCAGTCCCGCCGACTGCAGTTGATCGCCCGGCCGCTGTGGCGCTTCATCCCCATCGCCGACCGGAGGGTGGCCATGCGGCTTCACCGCTACCGCACACTCGCCGCCATGGTTGCCATGGCAGATCGCTTCACTGTCGCCGAGCTGGCACAGTACTCGGGCGTCAAAGAGACGACAGTCCGAACGATCCTGAAGCGTGAGCAGCATCGAGTGAAGGAGATCGGGCGAGACGAGGTCCGGGGCCGCGGTGGCGTGTCCAAGGTCTACGCCCTCCTTCCCGGCGAACGCGACAAGGCGCTCCAGGAGTTGCGGGCACTTGAAGAGGCGGCCAGCGCGGGGGAGTCCGGCTCAACCTCTCCAGGCGGTGTGACTGGAGAAGGCGTGCCTCGTCCCCTTCTCGTGGCACTGGACGTACTGCTCTTCCGGATTCCCCGATCCTCGACAGATGACTGGCCGGAGCTGATCCACCTCGCCAGCGTCTCGATGGCCCACGCCGCACGGCGCAGTGGTCTTAAGCAGCCCCTGCCCGGTACGCGGGCTTGGGCACATGTCGCTGCAGCCGACTACCTGCTCGAACTCGCGAAGGCCGAACATGCGGTGCTTGAAGACCCAACGGCGCAGGCGGGTTTCGTTGCCCTGGCGGATCGCCTTGGCGCCGTGGTCGAGGAGATCGGGGCCAGCGGCGAGCTTGAGTTGGCAGAGGCCGTCAGTGCACGGTTCGAAGGGGCCCATCCGACGGAGCTTCAGGGCGAAGCCGCACCTGCACCCCTCGCGATCACTGCCCTCACGCTCATCACGCCGCCCATGACGGCGTACCGGCGCGACGGTGAGCTCATCATGGAATTTGATCTCCCGGCTGTAAGGGGCCCGATCGAGGTCCGCTTCGACCGCAACTCACTGATCGTGGAAGCGGAGCGAGCCTGCGCAGTGCCGGAAGGCTCAGTACTCCTCGTTTCGGATCGCCAGGCCGGGAGATATCGCCGCCAGCTGTTCGTGGACGATGGCTTCGACGTGAACCGTCTCACCTGCACCTACAGCATGGGTGTTCTTACTCTGAGTATTCCTGTCGCCGAGAAGGCCCTCGGGCATTCAATGTTTGACGTCACAACTCCCGCGACGTACAGCGCGCGCCACGCGGACAGTCTGCTTGTCGACGTTGGCGGATGA
- a CDS encoding ATP-dependent DNA ligase, producing MPPFRLPIEVALAKPIEHLPASAADMLAEPKADGWRAIVQAGPHPRVYSRHGTDLTRAFADVAEAARHLTPCVLDGELLAVKPDGTASFALLQTRVGKGPRPGAGFTVHLAAFDALARGDETDLRPLPYLERRAHLLELLRDGPAAIQPLPATDDLTEARYWFGTLGGAIEGCVLKPTGSRYLAGYGSGWLKYRVRTTVDAAIVGIVPGKTPAAQAAVLAQPDARGRLRPVAVSLPLGGALRAELANLLRPAGAMTELSGTVGGLPGSPPVPYLPVHPDVVVEISVDQAKPEFGRYRHRPRVLRRRADLTAEQLTTAGSPTR from the coding sequence GTGCCGCCCTTCCGTCTCCCGATCGAGGTCGCGCTCGCCAAGCCGATCGAGCACCTGCCCGCCAGCGCCGCGGACATGCTTGCAGAGCCGAAGGCCGACGGCTGGAGAGCCATCGTGCAGGCCGGCCCCCATCCCCGGGTGTACAGCCGACACGGCACCGATCTGACCCGCGCGTTCGCCGACGTCGCCGAAGCCGCCCGCCACCTCACCCCCTGCGTGCTGGACGGCGAGCTGCTGGCCGTGAAGCCCGACGGCACGGCCTCCTTCGCCCTGCTCCAGACCCGCGTCGGCAAGGGACCGAGACCCGGCGCCGGATTCACCGTCCACCTCGCCGCGTTCGACGCCCTGGCCCGCGGCGATGAGACCGACCTACGCCCGCTGCCATACCTGGAGCGCCGAGCCCACCTCCTGGAACTCCTGCGGGACGGCCCCGCAGCGATCCAGCCGCTGCCAGCCACCGACGACCTCACCGAAGCCCGCTACTGGTTCGGCACCCTCGGCGGCGCCATCGAAGGCTGCGTCCTGAAACCGACCGGCTCCCGCTACCTCGCCGGCTACGGCTCCGGCTGGCTGAAGTACCGCGTCAGGACCACCGTCGACGCCGCCATCGTCGGCATCGTCCCCGGCAAAACCCCCGCCGCGCAGGCCGCCGTCCTCGCCCAACCCGACGCCCGCGGCCGCCTACGCCCCGTCGCCGTCAGCCTCCCCCTCGGCGGCGCGCTGCGCGCCGAACTCGCCAACCTGCTGCGCCCGGCCGGTGCGATGACCGAACTGTCGGGCACCGTCGGCGGTCTGCCCGGAAGCCCGCCGGTGCCCTACCTGCCGGTGCATCCGGACGTCGTGGTGGAGATCTCGGTCGACCAGGCGAAGCCGGAGTTCGGCCGCTACCGTCACCGGCCGCGCGTACTGCGCAGACGAGCCGACCTCACCGCGGAGCAGCTCACCACCGCGGGATCACCCACGCGCTGA